CAAAGTGCTCAGCCGGTTTTCCATAAATAAATTCTGTAGTTTTCTGGACCGTTTTATCAAGAATTTTCAATCCAAAACCTTTTCCGAAATATTTATTTAAAGCTTCGGAGGTTTTAAGATAAAATGCGGTTTCATCATTATTCAAACCGATCAGAACATCATATTTTCCGACACCTGATTTCCACTTTTCCACGGCTTCACTTTCATTACATAAAGGAGGAAAACCATATTGTGTTCCGAAGGGCATTGCCGCTTTCAGGCCGTATTTTATCACAGAAGGTACATATTTTCCGTACTCGTCCATCATTTTATAGATATCCGGTTCATCCTTCAATCCTTCTGTTTTCTTCAGAAATTCGGCAGACATTTTCTGTCTTTTGTGACGTAACCCTAAAGGAGCACTTTGAATAATAACCTTTTGAAAAAGGTTTTCCACTCCATCAGAAATCATAAGATGTGCTATAGCATCACCTCCTGAAGACTGTCCTAAAAGCGTAATATTTTCGGCATCGCCTCCAAAGTCAGAAATGTAATTTTTAACCCATTTCAACGCTTCTATGATATCAAAAAGGCCCAGATTCGGTGGTCTTGTTTCATCACCTCCTAAAAAACCGAAAAGTCCAAGTCTGTAAGAAACATTCACCACAATAATGTTCTGCTCCCTCACCCACTCTCCTGCATCAGCGGTAGGAAGATCTCCGCAGCCGATCTCATGCGAACCGCCATGAATCCAAACGACAACTGCAAGCTTTTGATTTTCGGTAAAATTTTCAGGTCGGATCACTGAAAGATACTGTGTTGATTCGTCCGGATTAAA
This region of Chryseobacterium vaccae genomic DNA includes:
- a CDS encoding carboxylesterase family protein, whose translation is MRPQQNGSHIFETRFGRITALKENGIIKAKSIRYAFSKRYQRPVPVEPSGSDIILPDKTPVCPQKISLLVEKMIGPTQIDDFNPDESTQYLSVIRPENFTENQKLAVVVWIHGGSHEIGCGDLPTADAGEWVREQNIIVVNVSYRLGLFGFLGGDETRPPNLGLFDIIEALKWVKNYISDFGGDAENITLLGQSSGGDAIAHLMISDGVENLFQKVIIQSAPLGLRHKRQKMSAEFLKKTEGLKDEPDIYKMMDEYGKYVPSVIKYGLKAAMPFGTQYGFPPLCNESEAVEKWKSGVGKYDVLIGLNNDETAFYLKTSEALNKYFGKGFGLKILDKTVQKTTEFIYGKPAEHFAEDFAKAGGNVYLFRIHSKLKENQIGAAHCIDLPLIFGNESAWKPAELLKNVSWEYIHENGKKIRALWAEFARTGHVSDESERPEILSLRKIKL